One genomic region from Muriicola soli encodes:
- the ctlX gene encoding citrulline utilization hydrolase CtlX: MQITNTILMVRPVRFRMNEETAVNNYFQEDIDIKNQTINLRAQQEFDDFVAVLRAKGVEVIVVDDIYERDTPDSIFPNNWVSFHASGAVGLYPMFAENRRRERREDILDILEDKGFEIKTVIDYSSAEEDNLFLEGTGSIVMDREHQKAYCALSPRADEDLFIEFCEDMECTPVIFTANQPVDGHRMPIYHTNVMMCIAETFAVICLDAIDDKKERRNVLNHLKSDGKEIIAISEIQEQHFAGNMLQVIGEEEKRYLVMSSAAYNSLNPEQIEAINRHCEIIHSPLETIETCGGGSARCMMAEIFLPRAEVLS; encoded by the coding sequence ATGCAGATTACAAACACAATATTAATGGTTCGGCCGGTTCGTTTTAGAATGAATGAGGAAACCGCCGTGAATAATTATTTTCAGGAAGATATCGACATTAAAAATCAGACCATTAACCTGAGAGCACAGCAAGAATTTGACGATTTTGTGGCTGTTTTAAGGGCAAAGGGCGTAGAGGTGATTGTTGTTGATGATATTTATGAGAGGGACACACCCGATTCCATTTTCCCCAATAACTGGGTGTCTTTCCACGCTAGCGGCGCCGTAGGTCTTTACCCTATGTTTGCGGAGAATAGACGCAGGGAACGACGGGAAGATATTCTGGACATTCTCGAGGATAAGGGATTCGAAATCAAGACAGTAATCGACTATTCCTCAGCAGAGGAAGACAATCTATTTTTAGAAGGCACCGGAAGTATCGTAATGGACAGGGAACACCAAAAAGCCTATTGTGCGCTTTCCCCAAGGGCAGATGAGGATCTTTTTATCGAATTCTGCGAGGATATGGAATGTACGCCGGTTATTTTTACGGCCAACCAGCCGGTGGATGGTCACCGAATGCCAATTTACCACACCAATGTTATGATGTGTATTGCAGAGACCTTTGCAGTGATTTGTCTGGATGCCATTGACGATAAAAAGGAACGCAGGAACGTCCTTAATCATCTTAAAAGCGACGGTAAAGAAATTATAGCTATTTCTGAGATACAGGAGCAACACTTTGCCGGTAATATGCTACAGGTTATTGGAGAAGAGGAGAAAAGGTATCTGGTGATGAGCTCGGCTGCCTACAACAGCCTGAATCCCGAACAGATCGAAGCCATAAATCGGCACTGTGAAATCATTCACAGCCCCCTGGAAACAATTGAGACTTGTGGTGGTGGTAGCGCTCGTTGTATGATGGCAGAAATATTCCTTCCCCGGGCTGAAGTATTATCTTAA
- a CDS encoding citrate synthase: MKDKAILEYEGKKYEFPVVEGTEQELAIDIKTLRSSTGMITLDPGYKNTGSCESAITYLDGEKGILRYRGYNIEELAEKADFLEVAYLLIFGELPNKEELDQFHEDIKHESQVDEEMKKILDAFPKSAHPMGVLSSLTSALIAFNPSSVNISSEKEMYHAIIRIMAKFPVLVAWTMRKQKGLPLDYGDDSLGYVENLHKMMFKRPNKEYVKNKIVIDALDQLLILHADHEQNCSTSTVRITGSSHAGLFVSLSAGISALWGPLHGGANQAVLEMLEAIEADGGDTQKYMNKAKDKDDPFRLMGFGHRVYKNFDPRAKIIKRAADEVLGDLGIEDPILSIAKGLEKVALEDPYFVERKLYPNVDFYSGIIYRALGIPTEMFTVMFAMGRLPGWIAQWREMRLRGEPIGRPRQVYIGENDRPFVPLKKR; encoded by the coding sequence ATGAAAGACAAAGCAATACTCGAATACGAAGGAAAAAAATATGAATTTCCAGTGGTGGAAGGTACCGAGCAAGAACTTGCTATTGATATCAAAACCCTGCGTTCCTCTACCGGAATGATCACTCTTGATCCTGGTTATAAAAATACCGGATCTTGTGAAAGTGCAATCACTTATCTGGATGGAGAAAAGGGAATATTGCGATACCGGGGATACAATATCGAGGAATTAGCAGAAAAAGCTGATTTTTTGGAAGTAGCCTACCTTCTCATATTCGGAGAATTGCCCAATAAAGAAGAATTAGATCAGTTCCACGAGGATATAAAGCACGAATCTCAGGTAGATGAGGAGATGAAGAAGATCCTCGATGCCTTCCCAAAATCGGCACATCCGATGGGGGTGCTTTCCTCCTTGACAAGTGCTTTGATCGCCTTTAATCCATCTTCCGTAAATATTTCCTCAGAGAAAGAGATGTATCATGCCATCATCAGGATTATGGCGAAATTTCCGGTTCTGGTGGCCTGGACGATGCGAAAACAAAAAGGACTTCCATTAGACTATGGGGATGATTCTCTGGGGTATGTGGAAAACCTTCATAAAATGATGTTTAAGCGTCCCAATAAAGAATACGTGAAAAACAAGATCGTGATAGACGCTTTGGATCAACTTCTGATTTTACATGCCGATCACGAACAGAATTGCTCTACTTCTACAGTTCGAATTACCGGGTCTTCCCATGCAGGTCTATTTGTTTCTTTATCGGCGGGTATTTCAGCCCTGTGGGGACCGCTTCACGGAGGTGCCAATCAGGCGGTATTAGAAATGCTTGAGGCCATTGAAGCAGATGGAGGGGATACTCAAAAATATATGAACAAAGCCAAGGACAAAGACGATCCTTTCAGATTAATGGGCTTTGGCCACAGGGTATACAAAAATTTTGATCCACGGGCCAAGATTATTAAAAGGGCTGCAGATGAAGTGCTGGGTGATCTGGGGATAGAAGATCCCATTCTCTCAATTGCCAAAGGCCTGGAAAAGGTAGCTCTTGAAGATCCTTATTTTGTGGAGCGTAAGCTATATCCCAATGTCGATTTCTATTCCGGGATCATATACAGAGCCCTGGGAATTCCTACAGAAATGTTCACGGTGATGTTTGCAATGGGAAGATTGCCGGGTTGGATTGCGCAATGGCGCGAAATGCGACTGAGGGGAGAACCTATAGGCAGGCCAAGACAAGTTTATATCGGTGAGAACGACAGACCTTTTGTGCCGCTTAAAAAACGCTAG
- a CDS encoding Brp/Blh family beta-carotene 15,15'-dioxygenase: MIVLTFFFLWITVNFNIEAEAVLAYFLIFTFGILHGSNDLKLIQKTSSGSNKNFFLRALASYVTVIGLTVLFFSIVPALALVFFVLASSYHFGEQHWSENTRPSPLTYIFYSCYGLVIFFLLFYTNADEVTPIVSQVTGFHMQPQYYLYVLIASFAGFLGIYLWWYARKKIKVNLVKELFFLLVFVIVFKTASLLWAFSIYFVVWHSIPSLRDQTNYLYGKVTKNTLLKYVKTSFVYWLVSMIGLGLLYYLFHDKQGLFLSIMIYFLAAITFPHVIVMNRLNRT; encoded by the coding sequence ATGATCGTTCTGACGTTTTTCTTCCTCTGGATTACCGTTAATTTTAACATTGAGGCAGAGGCTGTTTTAGCCTATTTTTTAATATTCACCTTTGGAATATTACACGGCTCTAACGATTTGAAACTTATTCAGAAGACCTCCTCTGGCTCAAATAAGAATTTTTTTCTAAGAGCGCTCGCGAGCTACGTTACGGTCATCGGATTAACCGTTTTGTTTTTTTCCATCGTTCCGGCCCTGGCTCTGGTCTTTTTTGTCCTGGCCAGCAGTTACCATTTTGGAGAACAGCACTGGTCTGAAAATACCAGGCCGTCTCCTCTTACTTATATTTTCTACAGTTGTTATGGGCTGGTAATTTTCTTCCTCCTCTTCTATACCAATGCTGATGAGGTAACACCAATTGTATCTCAGGTCACAGGGTTTCATATGCAGCCTCAATATTATTTGTACGTGCTGATAGCCTCCTTCGCAGGCTTCCTTGGGATCTATTTGTGGTGGTACGCCAGGAAGAAAATTAAAGTAAACTTGGTCAAGGAACTGTTTTTCCTCCTGGTATTTGTGATTGTGTTTAAAACCGCCTCTCTCTTATGGGCGTTCAGTATCTATTTTGTGGTATGGCATAGTATTCCGTCTCTGAGAGATCAGACCAATTATCTGTATGGGAAGGTCACTAAGAATACGTTGCTGAAATACGTGAAAACTTCCTTTGTTTACTGGTTGGTATCAATGATAGGCCTCGGATTGTTATATTACCTATTTCATGATAAACAGGGGTTGTTCCTCTCCATAATGATCTATTTTCTTGCCGCTATTACTTTTCCCCACGTGATTGTGATGAATCGGCTTAACCGGACTTAA
- a CDS encoding TonB-dependent receptor — protein sequence MQITRLKRFLFCFFILFGVLTNAQDEETNKVPLIPFLQQLEQEYNIKFSYVDDDLKELKIIPVDETELAAILQFLEKETQLQFEKLSDRYFTITPKTTLDLCGFVYDNYGANTIPGASVEVLGSSEAILTDMDGKFTLSNVPKDANLRIRFLGFKPRYISASELIKNADCPVLLLALSYQELEEVVVYQFLTTGISREKDGSVLLNIEDFGILPGLSEPDILQTIQALPGIKSIDETVSDINIRGGTNDQNLILWDGIKMYQSGHFFGLISAFNPYLTDKVTIIKNGTSSQYGDGVSGIISMETKNEVQDRIFGGGGFNLISGDMYSHIPLSERLAVQFSARRSVTDFLNTPTYNQFFERAFQDTEVKGSSGSDDAIDREENFYFYDFTAKVLYDINDYHKLRVSAIQINNNLDYVETNQTTSRVNQSLLDQTNFSFGGRLTSQWSDRFSTQLNAYYTRYNLDAQNIEGNGQQTLFQNNKVLESSLKATTAFKLTDELLTRNGYQLTEVGIRNFTDVSQPPFRSNIKGVIRSHALFSEFQYKSPDEKLEFLGGARLNYLQNLGTFEEFILEPRLNLSYMLWPDFRLEFRGEFKNQTTNQIIDLEQNFLGIEKRRWILSDNLELPITRSKQASLGINYDRNKWFIGLEGFYKEVTGVSTSTQGFQNEYQFDGEIGSYTIKGAEFLINYKNNKFSSWMSYAFNDNTYYFEDISPNEFPNNLDIRHTATFASTYNYRNLKLGLGLNYRTGKPYTKPVEGNNAIDTFFFPSRINYQDPNSSRLPDYLRADASLIYDFSLSSRVKASAGVSVLNLLGKRNVLNIYYRLNDQDEIETVESVSLGLTPNASFRLSF from the coding sequence ATGCAGATAACGCGCCTTAAAAGATTCCTTTTTTGCTTCTTCATATTATTTGGGGTCCTGACGAATGCGCAGGACGAGGAAACCAATAAGGTACCCCTCATTCCCTTTCTTCAACAATTAGAGCAAGAGTACAATATCAAATTTTCCTATGTCGATGACGACCTGAAGGAATTGAAAATTATTCCGGTTGACGAAACGGAGCTTGCGGCCATTTTACAATTCCTGGAAAAAGAGACTCAACTTCAATTTGAAAAGCTATCCGATCGCTATTTCACAATCACACCCAAAACTACTCTGGATCTATGTGGCTTTGTGTATGACAATTACGGAGCAAATACCATACCCGGAGCTTCCGTAGAAGTACTGGGAAGCTCTGAGGCCATCCTAACAGATATGGACGGGAAATTTACGCTCTCTAATGTCCCCAAAGATGCGAATCTAAGAATTAGATTCCTCGGCTTCAAACCGCGGTATATCAGTGCTTCCGAATTGATCAAAAACGCAGACTGTCCCGTTCTTCTCCTCGCCCTTAGTTATCAGGAATTGGAAGAAGTAGTGGTCTATCAGTTCCTCACCACAGGTATATCACGGGAAAAAGACGGCAGTGTTTTGCTCAATATCGAAGACTTCGGCATCCTCCCTGGCCTGTCAGAACCCGATATCCTGCAAACCATTCAAGCCCTGCCCGGCATAAAAAGTATTGATGAAACTGTTTCTGACATCAACATCCGGGGAGGCACCAATGACCAGAATCTCATCTTGTGGGACGGTATTAAAATGTATCAATCAGGTCACTTCTTCGGGCTAATTTCCGCATTCAACCCCTATCTAACAGACAAGGTCACGATCATAAAGAACGGGACGAGTTCTCAATACGGCGATGGGGTTAGTGGAATTATAAGCATGGAAACAAAGAACGAAGTACAGGACCGTATTTTCGGAGGCGGAGGTTTTAATTTGATCAGTGGTGACATGTACAGCCATATTCCACTTTCCGAAAGGCTGGCCGTGCAATTTTCAGCGAGAAGGTCGGTGACCGATTTTCTCAATACCCCCACCTACAACCAATTCTTCGAACGAGCTTTTCAGGATACTGAGGTAAAGGGCAGCAGCGGTTCTGATGACGCAATTGACCGCGAGGAGAATTTTTACTTTTATGACTTTACCGCAAAAGTGCTCTACGATATCAATGACTATCACAAACTAAGGGTGAGCGCCATACAGATCAATAATAATCTGGATTATGTAGAAACCAACCAAACTACAAGTCGGGTAAACCAAAGCTTGCTCGACCAGACCAATTTTTCCTTTGGGGGCCGACTTACAAGCCAATGGTCTGACCGGTTTTCAACCCAGCTCAACGCTTATTACACGAGATATAACCTGGACGCTCAAAATATTGAAGGAAACGGACAACAGACCTTATTCCAAAACAACAAGGTGTTAGAATCCTCCCTCAAAGCTACAACAGCTTTCAAACTTACAGATGAACTCCTCACCAGGAACGGCTATCAGTTGACAGAAGTTGGAATTAGAAACTTTACGGATGTGAGTCAGCCCCCATTCAGGAGCAATATCAAAGGGGTTATCCGGTCACATGCCCTTTTCAGTGAATTCCAATACAAGTCTCCAGATGAAAAATTGGAATTTCTCGGGGGAGCCCGACTCAACTATCTACAGAATCTCGGGACATTCGAAGAGTTTATCCTTGAACCCCGTTTAAACCTGAGTTATATGCTGTGGCCCGATTTTCGTCTTGAATTCAGGGGAGAATTTAAGAACCAGACTACTAATCAGATCATAGACCTGGAACAAAATTTTCTCGGGATAGAAAAAAGACGCTGGATCTTATCAGATAATCTCGAACTACCCATCACTAGAAGTAAGCAAGCCTCATTGGGGATCAATTACGATAGAAATAAGTGGTTCATTGGTTTGGAGGGATTTTACAAGGAAGTGACAGGGGTGAGTACTTCCACTCAGGGATTTCAGAATGAATATCAATTTGATGGCGAAATTGGGAGTTATACCATTAAAGGTGCAGAGTTCCTTATCAATTACAAAAACAACAAATTCAGCAGTTGGATGAGTTATGCCTTTAATGACAACACCTATTATTTTGAGGACATTTCTCCAAATGAATTTCCAAACAACCTCGACATAAGACATACAGCCACCTTTGCCAGCACCTATAATTACAGGAATCTCAAATTGGGACTAGGTTTAAATTACCGAACAGGCAAACCCTATACTAAACCCGTGGAAGGCAATAACGCCATAGACACTTTTTTCTTTCCCAGCAGGATCAACTACCAGGATCCAAACAGCAGTAGACTACCCGATTATCTCCGAGCCGACGCTTCGCTTATTTACGACTTTAGTCTCAGTTCAAGGGTAAAGGCATCGGCAGGGGTTTCTGTTTTAAATCTTCTCGGGAAGCGCAATGTTCTCAATATTTATTATCGATTAAACGACCAGGATGAGATCGAAACTGTGGAAAGTGTTTCTCTCGGACTTACCCCGAATGCAAGTTTCAGACTGAGCTTTTAA
- a CDS encoding dimethylarginine dimethylaminohydrolase family protein has protein sequence MLQLNVRDETSPLKAVVLGIADSPGAIPKPEEAYDPKSLEHILAGTYPREEDMVNEMSAFDRILKKHGVQVFRPEILENCNQIFSRDIAFVIEDKLIKANILPEREKEFEAIIHVLDVIDPDKILVPPESVHIEGGDVMPWKDYIFVGTYRGEDYSSYITARTNTIAVNYLEKAFPHKKVKSFDLRKSNTDPRQNALHLDCCFQPIGRDKAILHKNGFLLEEEYEWLLNYFGKENVFEITSDEMYQMFSNVFSISPEVIVSERSFTRLNNWLREQGFTVEEIPYAEIGKQEGLLRCSTLPLIRE, from the coding sequence ATGCTCCAACTCAACGTAAGGGATGAAACTTCCCCCTTAAAGGCAGTGGTTCTGGGAATCGCAGACAGCCCCGGAGCTATTCCAAAGCCGGAGGAAGCCTACGACCCTAAATCTCTGGAACATATTCTGGCTGGAACATATCCCAGGGAAGAGGATATGGTAAATGAGATGTCTGCATTCGACCGAATCCTTAAGAAGCACGGGGTACAGGTATTCAGGCCTGAAATCCTGGAGAATTGCAATCAGATTTTTTCTCGTGATATCGCCTTTGTCATAGAGGATAAGCTCATCAAAGCAAATATACTTCCCGAAAGGGAGAAGGAATTTGAAGCGATAATCCATGTACTCGATGTCATTGACCCAGATAAAATACTAGTTCCGCCTGAATCCGTTCATATTGAAGGGGGAGATGTGATGCCATGGAAGGATTACATTTTTGTAGGCACTTACAGAGGGGAAGACTATTCAAGTTACATTACTGCAAGAACCAATACGATAGCTGTCAATTATTTAGAGAAGGCTTTTCCGCATAAGAAAGTTAAGTCTTTCGACCTGAGGAAATCCAATACAGATCCCAGGCAAAATGCGTTACATCTCGATTGTTGCTTTCAGCCTATTGGCAGAGACAAGGCCATACTTCACAAAAATGGTTTTCTGCTGGAAGAAGAATACGAATGGTTGCTGAATTATTTTGGGAAGGAAAATGTATTTGAAATTACCAGTGATGAAATGTACCAGATGTTCAGCAATGTATTTTCGATTTCTCCTGAGGTGATCGTTTCTGAGCGATCTTTTACGCGACTCAACAATTGGTTGCGGGAACAGGGCTTTACCGTAGAGGAGATTCCTTATGCTGAAATAGGGAAACAGGAAGGGCTTTTACGCTGTAGTACGCTCCCCTTGATCAGGGAATAA
- the argS gene encoding arginine--tRNA ligase, with the protein MEHQLVSKVKEAVNELYKVELPSVEFQPTRKDFEGDITLVVFPMLRYLKGNPEKIGSAIGEYLLKNVQDISEYNVIKGFLNLSLSDSYFLNAFNEIHSEKNYGIAKENTKGAVMVEYSSPNTNKPLHLGHIRNNLLGYSVAEILKASGNKVYKTQIINDRGIHICKSMLAWKRFGNGETPDSTGLKGDKLVGNYYVAFDKAYKKEIEQLVEAGKSREEAEQQAPILQEAQEMLRQWEAGNSEVVSLWKTMNSWVYEGFEETYSNLGVDFDQLYYESDTYLLGKDVVEDGLKRGVFYRKEDGSVWIDLTDEGLDEKIVLRSDGTAVYMTQDIGTAIQRVKDFPDITGMVYTVGNEQDYHFKVLFLILKKLGFSWAEHLYHLSYGMVDLPSGKMKSREGTVVDADDLIIDMARTAEEISKELGKLDAYSEKEKQNLYQIIGLGALKYYILKVDPKKRILFNPEESVDFQGNTGPFIQYTYARIQSILRKAGYDESNSENSSTKTTLELHQKERELIKLVQLFPETVQAAADQFSPALVANYIYDLVKEFNSFYQQVSILGEKKEEVRTFRVKLSAEVAAVIRNGFSLLGISVPSRM; encoded by the coding sequence ATGGAGCACCAACTTGTCTCAAAGGTAAAAGAAGCGGTCAACGAGCTTTACAAAGTGGAACTTCCCTCGGTAGAATTTCAGCCCACAAGAAAAGATTTTGAGGGAGACATCACTCTAGTGGTCTTTCCCATGCTTCGATATCTCAAAGGGAATCCTGAAAAGATCGGATCAGCCATAGGAGAATATTTATTGAAAAATGTCCAGGACATATCAGAATATAATGTCATTAAAGGATTCTTAAACCTCAGTCTCTCTGATTCATACTTCCTTAATGCTTTTAACGAGATTCATTCAGAAAAAAACTACGGAATCGCAAAAGAAAATACAAAGGGAGCGGTCATGGTGGAATATTCTTCACCGAATACGAACAAGCCTTTGCATCTGGGTCATATCCGTAATAATCTATTGGGATATTCAGTGGCTGAGATTCTGAAAGCTTCTGGGAATAAGGTATACAAGACTCAGATCATCAACGATCGCGGAATCCATATTTGTAAGAGCATGCTGGCCTGGAAGCGTTTTGGCAATGGGGAAACACCTGATTCTACTGGCTTGAAAGGGGATAAACTGGTTGGAAATTACTACGTCGCGTTTGACAAGGCGTACAAAAAGGAAATCGAGCAGCTGGTTGAGGCAGGGAAGAGTAGGGAAGAAGCAGAACAACAGGCTCCCATTTTACAGGAAGCTCAGGAAATGCTCCGTCAGTGGGAAGCCGGAAATTCAGAGGTAGTTAGCTTGTGGAAAACTATGAATTCATGGGTTTATGAAGGATTTGAAGAAACCTATTCAAATCTGGGGGTCGACTTCGATCAGTTGTACTACGAAAGTGACACTTATCTCCTGGGGAAAGATGTAGTTGAAGATGGACTAAAAAGAGGGGTATTTTACAGAAAGGAGGATGGCAGTGTATGGATCGATCTTACCGATGAAGGTCTGGACGAGAAGATCGTTTTGCGATCCGATGGCACTGCAGTCTATATGACGCAGGACATTGGCACCGCTATACAGCGGGTTAAGGACTTTCCTGATATCACCGGTATGGTTTATACGGTAGGGAATGAACAGGATTATCATTTTAAGGTCCTGTTTCTGATTCTTAAAAAATTAGGTTTTAGTTGGGCAGAACACCTGTATCATCTAAGTTATGGAATGGTGGACCTGCCGAGTGGTAAAATGAAGAGCAGGGAAGGTACTGTGGTTGATGCAGATGATCTGATCATAGACATGGCCAGAACCGCAGAAGAAATCTCTAAGGAACTGGGCAAGCTCGACGCTTACTCAGAAAAGGAGAAGCAAAACTTATATCAGATCATAGGCTTAGGTGCCTTAAAATATTATATCCTAAAAGTGGACCCCAAAAAACGCATCCTGTTCAACCCGGAGGAATCGGTCGACTTTCAGGGAAATACAGGTCCGTTTATTCAGTATACCTACGCCCGTATACAATCCATTTTGAGAAAGGCAGGATATGATGAATCCAATTCAGAGAATAGTTCAACAAAAACTACTCTTGAGTTACATCAGAAAGAAAGGGAATTGATCAAGTTGGTGCAACTTTTCCCTGAAACGGTACAAGCCGCAGCAGATCAGTTCAGTCCGGCCCTGGTGGCCAATTACATTTACGACCTCGTGAAAGAGTTCAATTCTTTTTATCAGCAGGTCTCCATTCTCGGAGAAAAAAAAGAAGAGGTCAGAACCTTCAGGGTAAAGCTCTCTGCAGAGGTTGCAGCTGTGATAAGAAATGGGTTTTCGCTCTTGGGAATTAGTGTTCCTTCTCGTATGTAA
- a CDS encoding glycogen synthase, protein MNHFLFVAAENDAIPNCKAGGMGDVVRDVPRQIAERGDEVHVVVPSYSRLQTKGMLLRELHFSLNGKPYTAELYEVPPKKELKNIRHYVVHHPEIKAGEIGKIYHNDPEKPFFTDSNKFAIFCTAIATAINDEAFGPLDVVHLHDWHTSLLLFLRKYHPRYTSLNKYRFVYSIHNLAIQGIRPFEGNEASVNTWFPEVSYNAEKLMDYRYRDCINLMAIGIRLADAVHTVSPSYKKDILLPSKPPAFIGGESLEKDLLEADNQGRLFGILNGSNYKNIRSAERNMLFKNAVKAIFGWLQEESKKYKADFLAHTGEKLLPFLSKRPQFICSSVARLTEQKFFFFKQSPEALIAVLKKLEKVNGIYMVLGTGAPEYEELFRNLSREHENFIFFNGQSEDVIDSIYLETDLYFMPSQFEPCGISQMLAMRNGNPCLVHNTGGLKDTVSHLKTGFSFDGDNYDEKISNMLGCFDQALDVYQNKPELWKTIKLNAKKMRFTWKKSVDEYYEKLYSLQN, encoded by the coding sequence ATGAATCACTTCTTGTTTGTCGCTGCAGAAAATGATGCTATTCCCAATTGCAAAGCCGGTGGTATGGGGGATGTAGTGCGCGATGTTCCCAGACAAATTGCAGAACGTGGTGATGAAGTTCATGTGGTGGTTCCAAGTTATTCCAGATTGCAAACAAAGGGCATGCTGCTGCGGGAACTTCATTTCAGTTTAAACGGGAAGCCTTATACTGCTGAACTCTATGAGGTGCCTCCTAAGAAGGAGTTGAAGAATATTCGCCATTATGTGGTGCATCACCCGGAGATAAAAGCCGGTGAAATAGGAAAAATTTATCACAACGATCCTGAGAAACCGTTTTTTACAGATTCGAATAAATTTGCCATTTTCTGTACTGCCATAGCCACGGCAATAAATGACGAGGCTTTTGGCCCGTTGGATGTTGTGCATTTACACGATTGGCATACCAGCCTCCTGCTCTTTTTGCGGAAATATCATCCGAGATACACCTCCTTAAACAAATACAGGTTTGTCTACAGCATTCACAACCTCGCCATTCAGGGGATACGCCCTTTTGAAGGCAATGAGGCTTCTGTCAATACCTGGTTTCCTGAAGTGAGCTATAATGCAGAGAAATTGATGGATTATCGATATCGGGACTGTATCAATCTCATGGCTATAGGGATCAGGCTGGCCGATGCGGTTCATACCGTTTCACCTTCCTACAAGAAAGACATTTTATTGCCCAGCAAACCGCCTGCTTTTATCGGTGGGGAATCCCTGGAAAAAGATCTGCTTGAAGCCGACAATCAGGGAAGATTGTTCGGAATCCTGAATGGGAGCAATTACAAAAATATACGTTCGGCAGAACGGAATATGCTCTTTAAAAACGCTGTAAAGGCTATATTCGGGTGGTTACAGGAGGAATCTAAGAAGTACAAGGCAGATTTCCTTGCCCATACAGGTGAAAAACTACTGCCCTTTCTCAGCAAGAGACCACAATTTATTTGCTCAAGTGTTGCCCGATTAACAGAACAAAAATTCTTTTTCTTTAAGCAATCGCCTGAGGCTTTGATCGCTGTTCTGAAGAAACTCGAAAAAGTAAATGGGATCTATATGGTCCTGGGAACCGGAGCCCCGGAATACGAGGAACTATTCCGAAATTTAAGCAGGGAGCATGAGAATTTCATTTTTTTCAACGGACAGTCTGAAGATGTAATTGATTCCATATACCTGGAAACAGATTTGTATTTTATGCCTAGTCAGTTTGAACCTTGTGGCATAAGTCAGATGCTGGCCATGAGAAACGGAAATCCCTGTCTGGTCCACAATACAGGCGGATTAAAAGATACTGTGTCCCATTTGAAAACCGGCTTTTCATTTGACGGAGACAACTATGATGAAAAGATCTCGAATATGCTGGGTTGTTTTGACCAGGCCCTGGACGTCTATCAGAACAAACCGGAATTGTGGAAAACTATAAAATTGAACGCAAAAAAAATGCGCTTTACCTGGAAGAAATCTGTGGACGAATACTACGAAAAACTCTACAGCTTACAGAATTAG
- a CDS encoding bacteriorhodopsin-like: MENFLASISLVSRMATDDYVGFTFFVGCMAMMAASAFFFLSMSSFDKKWRTSILVSGLITFIAAVHYWYMRDYWAGFAESPTFFRYVDWVLTVPLMCVEFFLILKVAGAKKSLMWRLIFASVIMLVTGYFGEAVYRDSAAFWGLISGIAYFWIVYEIWFGEAKKLAVQAGGSVLSAHKTLCWFVLVGWAIYPLGYMAGTPGWYDGLGSMGLNMDVIYNIGDAVNKIGFGLVIYGLAVAQSKEK; encoded by the coding sequence ATGGAAAATTTTTTAGCATCAATTTCACTGGTTTCCAGGATGGCGACCGATGACTATGTAGGGTTTACCTTCTTCGTTGGCTGTATGGCCATGATGGCAGCCTCTGCATTTTTCTTTTTGTCAATGAGCAGTTTTGACAAAAAGTGGAGAACTTCAATCCTGGTTTCGGGATTAATTACCTTTATTGCTGCCGTACACTATTGGTACATGAGAGATTACTGGGCAGGCTTTGCAGAATCTCCAACTTTCTTCCGTTATGTGGATTGGGTATTAACCGTTCCACTAATGTGTGTTGAATTCTTTTTAATTCTCAAAGTAGCAGGAGCTAAGAAGTCCCTCATGTGGAGACTAATCTTTGCTTCAGTAATCATGCTGGTAACCGGATACTTCGGAGAGGCTGTTTACAGAGACAGTGCTGCATTCTGGGGCTTGATTTCTGGTATTGCTTACTTCTGGATCGTATACGAGATCTGGTTCGGCGAAGCGAAGAAACTTGCAGTTCAAGCTGGAGGATCAGTCTTGAGTGCTCACAAAACATTATGCTGGTTTGTACTGGTAGGATGGGCAATTTACCCCTTGGGTTATATGGCCGGAACTCCTGGATGGTATGATGGTTTAGGTTCTATGGGACTTAATATGGATGTTATCTACAACATCGGTGATGCAGTCAACAAAATTGGATTCGGACTTGTGATCTACGGTCTTGCTGTAGCTCAGAGTAAAGAAAAATAA